A genome region from Crossiella equi includes the following:
- a CDS encoding YigZ family protein, which yields MHPSAPVVLARDGVHEIEIQRSRFLCSLARVETEEAAAEFIAGVRKEHWSANHNCTAFRLAEGTQRSSDDGEPAGTAGVPMLEVLLRRDLTDVVAVVTRYFGGTKLGAGGLVRAYGRAVSEAVDVLGTLRRGRFATVTVEVAHAEAGRLEHTLRAAGHRVAEVGYGSGVTIGVHVPESEVDAFQRWLAEQTGGSVRAEVGEIVALDLPPG from the coding sequence ATGCACCCCAGCGCCCCGGTAGTCCTCGCCCGCGACGGCGTGCACGAGATCGAGATCCAGCGCTCGCGCTTCCTGTGCAGCCTGGCCCGGGTGGAGACCGAGGAGGCCGCGGCGGAGTTCATCGCCGGGGTGCGCAAGGAGCACTGGTCGGCCAACCACAACTGCACCGCTTTCCGCCTGGCCGAGGGCACGCAGCGCTCCAGCGACGACGGCGAGCCCGCGGGCACGGCGGGGGTGCCCATGCTGGAGGTCCTGCTGCGCCGCGACCTCACCGACGTGGTGGCCGTGGTCACCCGCTACTTCGGCGGGACCAAGCTCGGCGCCGGTGGCCTGGTGCGCGCGTACGGGCGGGCGGTGTCGGAGGCCGTGGACGTCCTGGGCACGCTGCGGCGCGGGCGCTTCGCCACGGTCACGGTCGAGGTCGCGCACGCCGAGGCCGGGCGGCTGGAGCACACGCTGCGGGCGGCCGGGCACCGGGTGGCCGAGGTCGGCTACGGCAGCGGCGTGACGATCGGGGTGCACGTACCGGAGTCCGAAGTGGACGCCTTCCAGCGCTGGCTGGCCGAGCAGACCGGGGGCTCCGTGCGGGCTGAGGTGGGGGAAATTGTGGCACTGGACCTGCCGCCGGGCTGA
- a CDS encoding LysR family transcriptional regulator: MSDELSRVDLNLMIPLHALLTERNVTRAAERLSMAQPSMSTALGKLRRLFDDPLLVREGRSLALTPLAESLLLPVQAALEAAKDVLYVGRSFDPAAESRTFTVMASDYCATVLLRPALRCLLTEAPGIRLHVEPLRVDVTEAVRSRRCDLLLWPLTMPEQDMLQFPHVALLQDEFVAAVDATNPLRGPLTAQDLAQLPAVQVAALGDRVNVPQGRLVERGVRQPVAVLVDTFGQALQMVAGTDLVTLTQRRLFQALGPGLGLREVPLATPMSLSVGAFWHPRNTQDPANAWLRAHLAGVAGKLTGASPVPA, translated from the coding sequence GTGTCGGACGAACTCAGTCGAGTTGACCTCAACCTGATGATCCCGCTGCACGCACTGCTGACCGAACGCAATGTGACCCGGGCGGCCGAACGCCTCTCGATGGCGCAGCCGTCGATGAGCACGGCGCTGGGCAAGCTGCGCCGCCTCTTCGACGACCCGCTGCTGGTGCGCGAGGGCCGTTCGCTCGCGCTGACCCCGCTGGCCGAGTCGCTGCTGCTACCGGTGCAGGCTGCGCTGGAGGCCGCCAAGGACGTGCTGTACGTGGGGCGCAGCTTCGACCCGGCGGCCGAGTCGCGCACCTTCACCGTCATGGCCAGCGACTACTGCGCCACGGTGCTGCTGCGCCCGGCGCTGCGCTGCCTGCTGACCGAGGCGCCGGGCATCCGGCTGCACGTCGAGCCGCTGCGTGTGGACGTCACCGAGGCGGTCCGCTCCCGCCGCTGCGACCTGCTGCTGTGGCCGCTGACGATGCCCGAGCAGGACATGCTCCAGTTCCCGCACGTGGCCCTGCTGCAGGATGAGTTCGTGGCGGCGGTCGACGCGACCAACCCGCTCCGCGGCCCGCTCACCGCCCAGGACCTGGCCCAGCTGCCCGCGGTGCAGGTGGCCGCGCTGGGCGACCGGGTGAACGTGCCGCAGGGCAGGCTGGTCGAGCGCGGGGTGCGCCAGCCGGTGGCGGTCCTGGTCGACACCTTCGGCCAGGCGCTGCAGATGGTGGCGGGCACCGACCTGGTCACGCTCACCCAGCGCAGGCTCTTCCAGGCCCTCGGCCCCGGGCTGGGACTGCGCGAGGTGCCGCTGGCCACCCCGATGTCGCTGTCCGTGGGCGCGTTCTGGCACCCCCGCAACACCCAGGACCCGGCGAACGCGTGGTTGCGCGCACACCTGGCCGGGGTCGCCGGGAAGCTGACCGGGGCCAGCCCCGTCCCGGCGTAG
- a CDS encoding AMP-binding protein has product MPGYPLALTSAQVGVWHAHQLDPCGLAHNLAEYLEITGPFDLVRFEAALRVLVAEAECLRARFTRDGHGVRQLVEPEMPVVLDVVDLCERPEAAGERVRAVLERRFDLARGPLFTFTVLRLAEERHLWVHCYHQLVADGCTTALLARRAGEVYTRLAEGRGPGESPFPPLATLVEADAAYRASARYAADREFWAGYVADLPEPVSLSARPAAPARIPRCRTSRLPPETTEALTLAAHRAGTSPATALTAAVAAFLQRMTGRGEQVLGLPTASRCSRATRTTPGLIATAVPLHLSLHPGMTVPELLAHTAARVDEVLAHPYLPAAGDRLPGTRVTVVHVPREVRFGQATATAHHVSGAATDDLSVTAYDRGDGHDLEITLDANPARYTSAEVEVLEQRLRRFLGGFGRLGDRAVGEAEVLSPAERDRLLAAWAGGAPPAAPATLVELVAARVEEFPERTAVACEGGSLTYRELSARANRLARLLIADGVGPGDLVGVAFPNSLDLVVAVLAVVTAGAACLPIDPGAPGEAHLVEDAKPVLVLAADGSLPGALPLHADDVRLALSALPGAPVTDAERVRPLAPDHPACVLRAEDGTGVFLPHRNVVRLFTATDRLHRFHAWDVWTLCHPATSGFAVWELWGALLHGARLVVVPPAVTRSAPELLRLLVAERVSVLTMPPSAFHRLADADRDEPGLGQHLSLRAVVLGGEALDLTRLADWYDRHPEHSPVLVNTHGSAETTVLATQLALSREDCVPGAGSLIGRAVDDLRVYLLDAQGNLAPPGSAGEIHVTGPGLATGYLNRPGRTARSFVPCPFGEPGGLMYRTGELARWTEDGCLQYLGRV; this is encoded by the coding sequence GTGCCCGGGTATCCGCTCGCACTCACCAGTGCCCAGGTCGGCGTGTGGCACGCCCACCAGCTCGACCCCTGCGGACTCGCGCACAACCTCGCGGAGTACCTGGAGATCACCGGCCCGTTCGACCTCGTCCGGTTCGAGGCGGCACTGCGTGTGCTGGTGGCCGAGGCGGAGTGCCTGCGTGCCCGGTTCACCCGGGACGGGCACGGCGTGCGCCAGCTCGTCGAACCCGAGATGCCGGTGGTGCTGGACGTGGTGGACCTGTGCGAACGGCCGGAGGCGGCCGGGGAACGCGTGCGCGCGGTGCTGGAGCGCCGCTTCGACCTGGCCCGCGGCCCGCTGTTCACCTTCACCGTGCTGCGCCTGGCCGAGGAGCGGCACCTCTGGGTGCACTGCTACCACCAGCTCGTCGCGGACGGCTGCACGACCGCCCTGCTGGCCCGCCGCGCGGGCGAGGTCTACACCCGCCTCGCCGAGGGGCGGGGCCCGGGGGAGAGCCCGTTCCCGCCGCTGGCCACGCTCGTCGAGGCCGACGCCGCCTACCGGGCCTCCGCGCGGTACGCGGCCGACCGCGAGTTCTGGGCCGGGTACGTGGCGGACCTGCCGGAGCCGGTCAGCCTGTCCGCGCGCCCGGCCGCCCCCGCCCGGATCCCGCGGTGCCGCACCAGCAGGCTGCCCCCGGAGACCACGGAGGCCCTCACCCTGGCCGCGCACCGGGCGGGCACCTCGCCCGCCACCGCGCTGACCGCCGCCGTGGCCGCGTTCCTGCAACGCATGACCGGCCGCGGCGAGCAGGTCCTCGGGCTGCCCACCGCCTCGCGCTGCTCGCGAGCCACCCGCACCACGCCGGGCCTGATCGCCACCGCGGTGCCGCTGCACCTGTCGCTGCACCCCGGCATGACCGTGCCCGAGCTGCTCGCGCACACCGCGGCCCGCGTGGACGAGGTGCTGGCGCACCCGTACCTGCCCGCCGCCGGGGACCGGCTGCCCGGCACCCGCGTCACCGTCGTCCACGTCCCCCGCGAGGTGCGCTTCGGCCAGGCCACCGCGACCGCCCACCACGTGTCCGGCGCGGCCACCGACGACCTGTCCGTGACCGCCTACGACCGGGGGGACGGCCACGACCTGGAGATCACCCTGGACGCCAACCCCGCCCGGTACACCAGCGCCGAGGTCGAGGTGCTCGAACAGCGGCTGCGGCGCTTCCTGGGCGGGTTCGGCCGACTCGGCGACCGCGCGGTGGGCGAGGCCGAGGTGCTCAGCCCGGCCGAGCGTGACCGGTTGCTCGCGGCCTGGGCCGGTGGCGCGCCGCCCGCCGCGCCCGCGACGCTCGTCGAGCTGGTCGCCGCCCGGGTCGAGGAGTTCCCGGAGCGGACCGCGGTGGCCTGCGAGGGCGGGTCGCTGACCTACCGGGAGCTGTCCGCCCGCGCGAACCGCCTGGCGCGCCTGCTGATCGCGGACGGTGTCGGGCCCGGTGACCTGGTCGGGGTGGCGTTCCCGAACTCGCTGGACCTCGTGGTGGCCGTGCTCGCGGTGGTCACCGCGGGGGCGGCCTGCCTGCCGATCGACCCCGGCGCCCCGGGCGAGGCCCACCTGGTCGAGGACGCCAAGCCGGTGCTGGTGCTGGCCGCCGACGGGTCGCTGCCCGGCGCGCTGCCGCTGCACGCCGACGACGTGCGCCTGGCCCTGTCCGCGCTGCCCGGCGCACCGGTCACCGACGCCGAGCGCGTGCGCCCCCTGGCACCGGACCACCCGGCCTGCGTGCTGCGCGCCGAGGACGGCACCGGCGTGTTCCTCCCGCACCGCAACGTCGTGCGGCTGTTCACCGCCACCGACCGCCTGCACCGCTTCCACGCGTGGGACGTGTGGACCCTGTGCCACCCCGCCACCTCCGGCTTCGCGGTGTGGGAGCTGTGGGGCGCACTGCTGCACGGCGCGCGCCTGGTCGTCGTACCGCCGGCCGTGACGCGGTCGGCACCGGAGCTGCTGCGGCTGCTGGTGGCCGAGCGGGTCTCCGTGCTGACCATGCCGCCCTCGGCCTTCCACCGGCTGGCCGACGCCGACCGGGACGAGCCCGGCCTGGGGCAGCACCTGTCCCTGCGCGCGGTCGTCCTCGGCGGTGAGGCCCTGGACCTGACCCGCCTGGCCGACTGGTACGACCGGCACCCGGAGCACTCCCCGGTCCTGGTCAACACCCACGGCAGCGCCGAGACCACCGTGCTGGCCACCCAGCTCGCCCTCAGCCGCGAGGACTGCGTCCCCGGCGCGGGCAGCCTGATCGGGCGCGCCGTGGACGACCTGCGCGTCTACCTGCTGGACGCACAGGGCAACCTGGCCCCGCCCGGCAGCGCGGGCGAGATCCACGTGACCGGCCCCGGCCTGGCCACCGGCTACCTGAACCGGCCCGGCCGGACCGCGCGCTCCTTCGTGCCCTGCCCGTTCGGCGAGCCCGGCGGGCTGATGTACCGCACGGGCGAGCTGGCCCGCTGGACCGAGGACGGCTGCCTCCAGTACCTGGGCCGTGTCTAG
- a CDS encoding LysR family transcriptional regulator, producing MPEDLSRIDLNVLLPLNALLLERNVTKAAERLSMSQPSMSMLLAKLRQHFDDPLLVREGRTLALTPLAESLVQPVQSVLVAARDVLTVGQSFDPAGESRTFSILASDYAATVLLRPVFPRLLAEAPGVRLQVEPLRADLVETLRARRCDLLLWPLQLPEQELLRFPHTTLFEDEFVAVVDAANPLPGPLTAQDLARLPAVRVAPVGERLDVPRGKLAERGLSQPVAITVGSFTQALQMVAGTELVTLTQRRLFQALGPAFGLREVPLAMDPVPLTTGAFWHPRHAQDPAHKWLRGHLARAAGELARADPA from the coding sequence GTGCCGGAGGATCTCAGCAGGATTGACCTGAACGTATTGCTCCCGCTAAATGCGCTGTTGCTCGAACGGAATGTGACGAAGGCCGCTGAACGGCTCTCGATGTCGCAGCCGTCGATGAGCATGCTGTTGGCGAAACTGCGCCAGCACTTCGACGACCCGCTGCTGGTGCGCGAGGGCCGCACGCTCGCCCTGACGCCGCTGGCCGAGTCGCTGGTGCAGCCGGTGCAGTCGGTGCTGGTGGCCGCGCGGGACGTGCTGACCGTGGGGCAGAGCTTCGACCCGGCGGGCGAGTCGCGCACGTTCAGCATCCTGGCCAGCGACTACGCCGCCACGGTGCTGCTGCGCCCGGTGTTTCCCCGCCTGCTCGCCGAGGCACCGGGCGTCCGGCTGCAGGTCGAGCCGCTGCGCGCGGACCTCGTCGAGACACTGCGCGCCCGCCGCTGCGACCTGCTGCTGTGGCCGTTGCAGCTGCCCGAGCAGGAGCTGCTGCGGTTCCCGCACACCACGCTGTTCGAGGACGAGTTCGTGGCCGTGGTGGACGCGGCCAACCCGCTGCCCGGCCCGCTCACCGCCCAGGACCTGGCACGGCTGCCCGCGGTGCGGGTGGCCCCGGTGGGCGAGCGGCTGGACGTGCCCCGGGGCAAGCTCGCCGAACGCGGCCTGAGCCAGCCGGTGGCGATCACGGTGGGCTCCTTCACCCAGGCGTTGCAGATGGTGGCGGGCACCGAGCTGGTCACGCTCACCCAGCGCAGGCTCTTCCAGGCCCTCGGCCCCGCGTTCGGGCTGCGCGAGGTGCCGCTGGCCATGGACCCGGTGCCGCTGACCACGGGTGCGTTCTGGCACCCGCGGCACGCCCAGGACCCGGCGCACAAGTGGCTGCGCGGGCACCTCGCCCGCGCGGCCGGGGAGCTGGCCCGGGCCGACCCGGCCTAG
- a CDS encoding non-ribosomal peptide synthetase codes for MPAYPLALTSAQTGVWYAHQLDASGLAHNVAEYLEITGPLDLDLFQATLRVLVAEAECLRARFTQDEQGVHQLVEPEVPVQLDVVDLRERPESAEDRVRAVLERRFDLARGPLFTFTVLRLAEDRHLWVHCYHHLVADGYTVALLARRAGEIYTRLADGQGPGENPFPPLATLLEADTAYRASEQCAADREFWTGYVADLPEPVSLSARPAAPARLALRSTSQVRPETAEALALAARQAGTSPATALIAAVAAFLQRMTGRSEQVLGLPTAARGSQAARATPGMTANVVPLHLSLHPGMTVPELLAHTSARVKEVLAHQHYGYAGLRRDQGALAAEDRLFGTRVNLMRFTYGVRFGQSPAKAHYLSGTATDDLSVIVYDRNDGHGLEVTLDANPALYGTAEVEALEQRLQRFLRAFSLLGERPIGTADVLSPAERERLLTDWAGGAPSSPPATLAELVAARAEEFPERVAVTCEGQSLTYRELAGRANRLARLLIGDGVGPGDLVGLAFPRSLDLVVAMLAIVNAGAAYLPIDTAYPAERVRYLIEDAQPVLVLAADNSLPGALPLHTEDTARALAALSGAPVTDAERVRPLTPEHPAYVIYTSGSTGNPKGVLIPHHNVVRLFTATDGLYGFHADDVWTLFHSYAFDFSVWEIWGPLLHGARLVVVPHAVTRSSPEFLRLLVEERVTILSQTPSAFYQLMAAELAEPELGRRLSLRAVTFGGEALDLTRLADWYDRHPEDCPLLVNMYGITETTVHVTQFALSREDCVPGAGSLIGRAIDDLRVYLLDELGNLVPPGAVGEIHVAGPGVATGYLNRPELTGQRFVPCPFGEPGERMYRSGDLARWTGDGCLQYLGRADDQVKIRGFRIELGEVEAALGEHPGVAQAVVLVREDRLVGYVVPRGEAVLVPEAVREHVAGLLPEHMVPAAVVVLAEMPLTRNGKADRRALPDPDYAAAADLSRAPRTDRERRLCALFAEVLGLAEVGIGDSFFSLGGDSIIAIQLVARARAAGLLISPRDVFTHRTVEALAEVAGEVHSGPVLDGGPGPVPLTPVLRWLAAQDTPVTGYHQWALLRTPAGLTLPGLAALLESLLRTHDMLRLRLDAQWGLRVEEHAPLYLDRVEDSPLHHREDLVAWLDPARGHVFGGVWQPGEAGGPGSLLLAAHHLAVDGVSWRVLATDLADAWSGVTLRRPSTSFRGWATALTAVDRTAERAHWQRVLATPDPVLGAPTGESGRGSLTVELPSEATLRLCTTVPRAFDTGVHELLLTAAARTVNAWRATPGAPVLLEVENHGREEEAVPGAELSRTVGWFTDLHPVALTPADGVAASVRRVAEQLGSTPSDGLGYGLLRHVGGEFAGAPTPQVLVNYLGRFGVGGGEFAVRGFGGDRDPRMVPAHVVELNALTEERPDGPVLTSTLSYDRARLTEPEAKALAEEWLAALGELAALEEARADLLAAYPLLSDIQPVTPLQHEMLTHTRRASTGADVYTVQVLFDLDGPLEATRLRAACQSLLDRHPALRSCFPDEATQLVVSRAALPWRESEASTVDNIVAQDRAERFDLATPPLLRAHLVRHAPARHTLLLSIHHAVVDGWSLSILFSELFRLYRGEALPVAPSYAAHLAWLSRQDRAAAAQAWSAYLDGAAPTLFAVPVAEDPTLLPTQHLHQLGSEETTLLLAAARDRGLTPGVLVRTAWAQTLHELTGAEDLVFGSTVAGRSPEVEDMAAVVGLHTGIVPVRARSGGELAARLQADQATLLAHQHTPPGTPFAAHLVFHNYPLDTAALTTLGEATVRGIDVHDGTHYPLSLVARLDGDRLTLRLDCRPDAVGTAEAARLADRLRHHLAELAR; via the coding sequence GTGCCCGCGTACCCGCTCGCACTCACCAGCGCCCAGACCGGGGTCTGGTACGCCCACCAGCTCGACGCCTCCGGGCTCGCGCACAACGTCGCCGAGTACCTGGAGATCACCGGCCCGCTCGACCTCGACCTGTTCCAGGCGACGCTGCGTGTGCTGGTGGCCGAGGCGGAGTGCCTGCGCGCCCGCTTCACGCAGGACGAGCAGGGCGTGCACCAGCTGGTGGAGCCGGAGGTGCCGGTGCAGCTGGACGTGGTGGACCTGCGCGAGCGCCCGGAGTCCGCCGAGGACCGGGTGCGCGCGGTGCTGGAGCGCCGGTTCGACCTGGCCCGCGGCCCGCTGTTCACCTTCACCGTGCTGCGCTTGGCCGAGGACCGGCACCTCTGGGTGCACTGCTACCACCACCTGGTCGCCGACGGCTACACGGTGGCCCTGCTGGCCCGCCGCGCGGGCGAGATCTACACCCGCCTCGCCGACGGCCAGGGCCCGGGGGAGAACCCCTTCCCGCCGCTGGCCACCCTCCTGGAGGCGGACACCGCCTACCGCGCCTCCGAGCAGTGCGCGGCCGACCGCGAGTTCTGGACCGGGTACGTGGCGGACCTGCCGGAACCGGTGAGCCTGTCCGCGCGCCCCGCCGCCCCGGCCCGCCTGGCGCTGCGCAGCACCAGCCAGGTGCGCCCGGAGACCGCCGAGGCCCTGGCCCTGGCCGCGCGGCAGGCGGGGACCTCGCCCGCCACCGCGCTGATCGCCGCCGTGGCCGCGTTCCTCCAGCGCATGACCGGCCGCAGCGAGCAGGTCCTCGGCCTGCCCACCGCCGCCCGCGGCTCGCAGGCCGCCCGCGCCACCCCCGGCATGACCGCCAACGTGGTGCCGCTGCACCTGTCGCTGCACCCCGGCATGACCGTGCCCGAGCTGCTCGCGCACACCTCGGCGCGCGTCAAGGAGGTGCTGGCGCACCAGCACTACGGCTACGCCGGGCTGCGCCGCGACCAGGGCGCGCTGGCCGCCGAGGACCGGCTGTTCGGCACCCGCGTCAACCTGATGCGCTTCACCTACGGCGTGCGCTTCGGCCAGTCCCCGGCCAAGGCGCACTACCTGTCCGGCACCGCCACCGACGACCTGTCCGTCATCGTCTACGACCGCAACGACGGCCACGGCCTGGAGGTCACCCTGGACGCCAACCCCGCCCTGTACGGCACTGCCGAGGTCGAGGCCCTGGAACAGCGGCTGCAACGGTTCCTGCGCGCGTTCAGCCTGCTCGGCGAGCGCCCCATCGGCACCGCCGACGTGCTCAGCCCGGCCGAGCGCGAGCGGCTGCTCACCGACTGGGCCGGGGGCGCGCCGAGCAGCCCGCCCGCCACGCTCGCCGAGCTCGTCGCCGCCCGCGCCGAGGAGTTCCCGGAGCGGGTCGCGGTCACCTGCGAGGGCCAGTCGCTGACCTACCGGGAGCTGGCCGGGCGCGCGAACCGTTTGGCCCGCCTGCTGATCGGTGACGGCGTCGGACCGGGCGACCTGGTCGGCCTGGCGTTCCCGCGCTCCCTGGACCTCGTCGTGGCCATGCTCGCCATCGTCAACGCGGGCGCCGCCTACCTGCCCATCGACACCGCCTACCCGGCCGAGCGCGTGCGCTACCTCATCGAGGACGCCCAGCCGGTGCTGGTGCTGGCCGCCGACAACTCACTGCCCGGCGCACTGCCGCTGCACACCGAGGACACCGCCCGGGCGCTGGCCGCGCTGTCCGGCGCGCCGGTCACCGACGCCGAGCGCGTGCGCCCGCTGACCCCGGAGCACCCGGCCTATGTCATCTACACCTCGGGCTCCACCGGCAACCCCAAGGGCGTGCTCATCCCGCACCACAACGTCGTGCGGCTGTTCACCGCCACCGACGGGCTCTACGGCTTCCACGCCGACGACGTGTGGACCCTGTTCCACTCCTACGCCTTCGACTTCTCGGTGTGGGAGATCTGGGGCCCGCTGCTGCACGGCGCGCGCCTGGTCGTGGTGCCGCACGCCGTGACGCGGTCCTCACCGGAGTTCCTGCGGCTGCTGGTCGAGGAGCGGGTGACCATCCTGAGCCAGACGCCCTCGGCCTTCTACCAGCTGATGGCCGCCGAGCTGGCCGAGCCGGAGCTCGGGCGGCGGCTGTCCCTGCGCGCGGTGACCTTCGGCGGCGAGGCACTGGACCTCACCCGCCTGGCCGACTGGTACGACCGGCACCCGGAGGACTGTCCGCTGCTGGTCAACATGTACGGCATCACCGAGACCACGGTGCACGTCACCCAGTTCGCCCTCAGCCGCGAGGACTGCGTGCCCGGCGCGGGCAGCCTGATCGGCCGGGCCATCGACGACCTCCGCGTGTACCTGCTGGACGAGCTCGGCAACCTGGTGCCGCCCGGTGCGGTCGGCGAGATCCACGTGGCCGGGCCCGGTGTGGCCACCGGCTACCTGAACCGGCCCGAGCTGACCGGGCAGCGGTTCGTGCCCTGCCCGTTCGGCGAACCCGGCGAGCGCATGTACCGCAGCGGTGACCTGGCCCGCTGGACCGGGGACGGCTGCCTGCAGTACCTCGGCCGGGCCGACGACCAGGTGAAAATCCGAGGGTTCCGCATCGAGCTGGGCGAGGTCGAGGCCGCGCTGGGCGAGCACCCCGGGGTGGCGCAGGCGGTCGTGCTGGTGCGCGAGGACCGCCTGGTCGGCTACGTGGTGCCGCGCGGCGAGGCCGTGCTGGTCCCGGAGGCGGTGCGCGAGCACGTGGCCGGGCTGCTGCCCGAGCACATGGTGCCCGCCGCGGTCGTGGTGCTGGCCGAGATGCCGTTGACCCGCAACGGCAAGGCCGACCGGCGCGCGCTGCCCGACCCGGACTACGCGGCCGCCGCCGACCTCTCCCGCGCCCCGCGCACCGACCGCGAACGCCGCCTGTGCGCCCTGTTCGCCGAGGTGCTCGGCCTGGCCGAGGTGGGCATCGGGGACAGCTTCTTCAGCCTGGGCGGGGACAGCATCATCGCCATCCAGCTGGTCGCCCGGGCCCGCGCCGCCGGGTTGCTGATCAGCCCCCGGGACGTGTTCACCCACCGCACCGTCGAGGCGCTGGCCGAGGTCGCCGGGGAGGTCCACAGTGGACCGGTGCTGGACGGGGGCCCCGGCCCGGTGCCGCTGACCCCGGTACTGCGCTGGCTCGCCGCCCAGGACACCCCCGTGACCGGGTACCACCAGTGGGCGCTGCTGCGCACCCCGGCCGGGCTGACCCTGCCCGGCCTGGCGGCGCTGCTGGAGTCCCTGCTGCGCACGCACGACATGCTGCGCCTGCGGCTGGACGCCCAGTGGGGCCTGCGGGTCGAGGAGCACGCACCGCTGTATCTGGACCGCGTCGAGGACAGCCCGCTGCACCACCGCGAGGACCTGGTGGCCTGGCTGGACCCGGCGCGGGGCCACGTGTTCGGCGGCGTCTGGCAGCCCGGCGAGGCGGGCGGGCCCGGCAGCCTGCTGCTGGCCGCCCACCACCTGGCCGTGGACGGGGTGTCCTGGCGGGTGCTGGCCACCGACCTCGCCGACGCCTGGTCCGGGGTCACCCTCCGCCGCCCGAGCACCTCCTTCCGGGGCTGGGCCACCGCGCTGACCGCCGTGGACCGCACGGCCGAACGCGCGCACTGGCAGCGGGTGCTGGCCACCCCCGACCCGGTGCTGGGCGCGCCGACGGGGGAGTCCGGCCGGGGCTCGCTGACCGTGGAACTGCCCTCGGAAGCGACCCTGCGCCTGTGCACCACGGTGCCGCGGGCCTTCGACACCGGCGTGCACGAGCTGCTGCTGACCGCGGCCGCCCGTACGGTGAACGCCTGGCGAGCCACCCCGGGAGCCCCGGTGCTGCTGGAGGTGGAGAACCACGGCCGCGAGGAGGAGGCCGTGCCGGGCGCGGAGCTGTCCCGCACGGTCGGCTGGTTCACCGACCTGCACCCGGTCGCGCTGACCCCGGCCGACGGGGTCGCGGCCTCGGTCCGGCGGGTGGCCGAGCAGCTCGGCAGCACGCCCTCCGACGGGCTCGGCTACGGCCTGCTGCGCCACGTCGGCGGCGAGTTCGCCGGTGCGCCAACCCCGCAGGTCCTGGTGAACTACCTGGGCCGGTTCGGTGTGGGCGGCGGCGAGTTCGCGGTGCGGGGCTTCGGCGGCGACCGGGACCCGCGCATGGTGCCCGCGCACGTGGTCGAGCTGAACGCGCTGACCGAGGAACGTCCGGACGGCCCCGTCCTGACCAGCACGCTCTCCTACGACCGGGCCCGCCTGACCGAACCGGAGGCGAAGGCCCTGGCCGAGGAGTGGCTGGCCGCCCTGGGCGAGCTGGCGGCCCTGGAGGAGGCGCGGGCGGACCTGCTGGCCGCCTACCCGCTGCTGTCCGACATCCAGCCGGTGACCCCGCTCCAGCACGAGATGCTGACCCACACCCGCCGCGCCAGCACCGGGGCGGACGTCTACACGGTCCAGGTGTTGTTCGACCTGGACGGACCGCTGGAGGCCACCCGGCTGCGCGCGGCCTGCCAGTCCCTGCTGGACCGCCACCCGGCGCTGCGGTCCTGCTTCCCGGACGAGGCCACCCAGCTCGTGGTGTCCAGGGCGGCCCTGCCCTGGCGGGAGAGCGAAGCGTCCACAGTGGACAACATCGTGGCGCAGGACCGGGCGGAGCGGTTCGACCTCGCGACCCCGCCGCTGCTGCGCGCCCACCTGGTCCGGCACGCCCCGGCCCGGCACACGCTGCTGCTGAGCATCCACCACGCGGTGGTCGACGGCTGGTCGCTGTCGATCCTGTTCAGCGAGCTGTTCCGCCTCTACCGGGGTGAGGCCCTGCCGGTGGCCCCGTCCTACGCGGCGCACCTGGCGTGGCTCTCGCGCCAGGACCGCGCGGCGGCGGCGCAGGCGTGGTCGGCCTACCTCGACGGCGCGGCACCGACCCTGTTCGCCGTCCCCGTCGCCGAGGACCCGACCCTGCTGCCGACCCAGCACCTGCACCAGCTCGGCAGCGAGGAGACCACGCTCCTGCTGGCGGCGGCCCGCGACCGGGGCCTGACCCCGGGGGTCCTGGTCCGCACCGCCTGGGCCCAGACCCTGCACGAGCTGACCGGTGCCGAGGACCTGGTGTTCGGGTCGACGGTGGCGGGCCGCTCGCCCGAGGTCGAGGACATGGCCGCGGTGGTGGGCCTGCACACCGGCATCGTCCCGGTGCGCGCCCGGTCCGGTGGGGAGCTGGCGGCCCGGCTGCAGGCCGACCAGGCCACGCTGCTGGCCCACCAGCACACCCCGCCGGGCACCCCGTTCGCGGCGCACCTGGTGTTCCACAACTACCCGCTGGACACCGCGGCCCTGACCACCCTCGGTGAGGCCACCGTGCGGGGCATCGACGTGCACGACGGCACCCACTACCCGCTGTCCCTGGTGGCCCGCCTGGACGGCGACCGGCTGACGCTCCGGCTGGACTGCCGCCCGGACGCGGTCGGCACCGCCGAGGCCGCCCGGCTGGCCGACCGGCTCCGCCACCACCTGGCCGAGCTGGCCCGCTAG
- a CDS encoding YnfA family protein: protein MPVLRSIIFFLLAALLEIGGAWLVWQGVREHRGWLWIGGGVLALGLYGFAATLQADANFGRILAAYGGVFVAGSLAWGMVADGYRPDRFDVLGALVCLAGVAVIMYAPRG, encoded by the coding sequence ATGCCGGTGCTGCGCTCGATCATCTTCTTTCTGCTCGCCGCCCTGCTGGAGATCGGTGGTGCCTGGCTGGTCTGGCAGGGCGTGCGCGAGCACCGGGGCTGGCTGTGGATCGGCGGCGGGGTGCTCGCCCTGGGCCTGTACGGCTTCGCCGCCACCCTCCAGGCCGACGCGAACTTCGGCCGCATCCTGGCCGCCTACGGCGGGGTGTTCGTGGCCGGGTCGCTGGCCTGGGGCATGGTCGCCGACGGCTACCGCCCGGACCGCTTCGACGTGCTCGGCGCCCTGGTCTGCCTGGCCGGGGTGGCCGTGATCATGTACGCGCCGCGCGGCTGA